The candidate division WOR-3 bacterium DNA segment CCCGTTTTCTTTTATATACCCACCCAGGGAGCTACTCCCAGAGCCATTCCCTAAGCCACTCCCAGAACTACTCCCAGAGCCTATCCCGGAGCCACCCCCAAAGCCAGTCTCATAGTCAGTCCCAGAGCCATACCCAAAGCTAATCCCATAGCAACCCCCAGAGCTATACCCAGAGCTACTACGATAACCGATCCCAGAGCCATCCTCAGAGCTACTCCCATAACCACTCTGGGGGCTACTGGGGGAACTATACCATCCCTTTTGCCGATTTTTATCTAGCCATAAGAATATCAAGGGCTTAGCTTAAAATTTGCCCCTTAAAAAACGTTACTTATAAGTAACCTATTTTATGGTAATTGGGATGATAGCGAGTTAAAAGAAGTGTTGGCTTTGGGTAAAACAGATAGGGGGTATGGGGGAGTAAAATCTCTCTAAAGCCTAATTAAATCTTTAATTCTTTGATACCGTTTCTCGCCGATGCCTTGGACCTTTTTTATTTCACTTATATGTGTAAAAGGTCCGTATCTAGTCCGGTAGTTAATAATTTCTTGGGCAATTTTGGGTCCAATGCCCGGAAGGCTCATTAATTCTTCAAGTGATGCCGTATTAATATTTATGAGGCCGGAGCCGGAAGTTTCTCTGGCTACCTCGTAGCGGTCAGTGTCCGGTAATAGGATCAGCCGGGATTTTTCTAAATAATTTTTTAAAATTACCGGTAGCGGTTCCGAAACTATTCGATATTCGTTGGTTGAGATTAAGGAGCGCGGTGTGATTATAGTATAACAAGATTTTTTTCTAACTATCGGCGTAGCGTTATGCTTATTAATTAACTTAACCTTTAAGCCTGATACTATCCAAAATTGATCCAGGGTAAAATGTTTACTAAAAAGCGACTCTAAGGCTTGATAACTAGCCTGGATAATCACCAGAGAATCGGTCAGCTGCTTAGAGCTGTCAGTAAAAAATTCGTAGGGGATAATCACACAATCTCCAGAATAATAATCTCGCACCGCATCACCAACCCAATAGCCGAAGCTCATCTCGCGGGTGATCGAAAATAGCCAAATAAGAAGTGCCTCTAAGATCACGCTACATCATAACCAAAATTTTTCGTATTGGCAATAAGGACTATTGACACTAGCCAAAAATTATTTATAATTGAATATTAAACCAAAGGAGCTAGGAATTATGATAAAAAATAAAAAAACCATAATTGTGTGTCTGAGTTTATTTATTTTTGCCATCTCCTTAGCCCAGCAGATGCCTTTAGATGCCCGAGTACGTGGCGGCCGGATTCACTATCAGGGTGGCCGGTACGAGCGAGCCTTAGAGCAGTTTGAGTTGGCCATAAAAGAATACCCAAGTAGTGCTGAAGCCCGATTTTGGAAAGGCCTGGTCTTAGAAAAGCTTGGTCGGTACGAAGAAGCCAGTGTGCAGTTTGACAGTGCCTTTGTTTTAGATAATAAGTGGCTTACCGAAGCTCAGAAAAACGACGATTATCGTTTTAGCGTGTTTAATGCCTTTATTAAAGCCGGACAGGGTGCTGAGACCGCTAAGGACTACGAGAAGGCCGAGAAGTTTTATCTGCGTGCCAGTGAGATAATACCAGGGCATCTCCAGCCTTATTTACTGATGGCCCAGATGTTTTCTGGAATTGATAGTTTAGAAAAGATCAAAAGTATTGCCCTACGACTCCGGGAAGTTGCCCCAGAAAATCAGCAGTCCAATGTCTTAATTGCTTTATACCACTTTAAGAAGGCCAATTGGGATTCCTCACTTAAATATTATGATCAAGCCTTAGCCTCATTTAAACGAAGCTTTGATAGTATTGCAAGTTTAATTGCTCGAGAGCTAAAACTAAATGAAGACCCTAAGCTTATCAATAAACTCCTAAAGAAACGTGCTGAGCGAACCTTAGAAAATTACCTAATAGATAGTCTGAAAGCCAAACCCAAGGCCCGGTTGATTATGCAGCTTACCGAAGAACTTTATACAGATAATATGGAGTTAAATGCGATTAATTTCCGAGCCGGCATCGCATCTTTACAGATGGCTCATAATGAAAAGAACGAAGCTAAACGCCAAGAGAACTTTC contains these protein-coding regions:
- a CDS encoding ComEA family DNA-binding protein; this translates as MILEALLIWLFSITREMSFGYWVGDAVRDYYSGDCVIIPYEFFTDSSKQLTDSLVIIQASYQALESLFSKHFTLDQFWIVSGLKVKLINKHNATPIVRKKSCYTIITPRSLISTNEYRIVSEPLPVILKNYLEKSRLILLPDTDRYEVARETSGSGLININTASLEELMSLPGIGPKIAQEIINYRTRYGPFTHISEIKKVQGIGEKRYQRIKDLIRL
- a CDS encoding tetratricopeptide repeat protein produces the protein MIKNKKTIIVCLSLFIFAISLAQQMPLDARVRGGRIHYQGGRYERALEQFELAIKEYPSSAEARFWKGLVLEKLGRYEEASVQFDSAFVLDNKWLTEAQKNDDYRFSVFNAFIKAGQGAETAKDYEKAEKFYLRASEIIPGHLQPYLLMAQMFSGIDSLEKIKSIALRLREVAPENQQSNVLIALYHFKKANWDSSLKYYDQALASFKRSFDSIASLIARELKLNEDPKLINKLLKKRAERTLENYLIDSLKAKPKARLIMQLTEELYTDNMELNAINFRAGIASLQMAHNEKNEAKRQENFQRAIGYFIEALKYNPDDYDAQYNLGLTYYQTGEDFLAESTFNRLLTITLMSLDKLSDTLASALLKEITPENLSLGYIELTNSELIHNLNNELRSKDFYLTGYWFLYYYQFRKSKTLPSSSDRAKIYVSGFASETVENLLLLLGAAKTNLKKYDEAIEDFNQVLLINPKNQDAYRNLAVCYREKGDTKKAYEILQEGEKIKKQ